The Streptomyces rimosus genomic interval CGGCGGGACCGGTGTGTTCGTCTCGGCGCTGCGTGACGCGCTGCTCGACGGGACGATCGACTTCGCCGTGCACTCGCTGAAGGACCTGCCCACCGCGCAGCCTGCCGAGCTGGCGCTGGCCGCCGTGCCCAAGCGCGAGGACCCGCGCGACGTGCTGGTGGCGCGCGACGGTCTGACCTTCGAGGAGCTGCCGGACGGCGCCCGCGTGGGTACGGGCTCGCCGCGCCGCATGGCGCAGCTGAACGCCTGGGCGCGCGCGCTGGGCCGGCAGGTGGAGACCGTGCCGATCCGCGGGAACATCGACACCCGTATCGGCTATGTCGAGAAGGGGGAGCTGGACGCGGTCGTGCTGGCCGCGGCCGGGCTGACCCGGCTCGGCCGGATCGACGAGGCGACCGACCACCTGTCGCCCGACATGATTTTGCCCGCCCCCGGCCAGGGGGCCCTGGCGGTGGAGTGCGCCGCGCACAACGCGCAGCTCGCCGCCCAGCTCGCCGAGCTCGACGACCCGTTCACCCGGGCCGCCGTGACGGCCGAGCGTTCCCTGCTCGCCGCCCTGGAGGCCGGCTGCTCCGCACCTGTGGGTGCGCTGGCCGACCTTCAGGCCGACGGGCAGGCTGTCACCGAATTGCGCCTGCGTGGCGTCGTCGGCACGACCGACGGCTCGACGCTGGTGCAGCTGTCCACCACCGGACACGTACCCGCCTCTCTCGGCGACGCGGCGACCCCCCTGAACATGGGGCGCGAACTCGCCGCCGAGATGCTCGCGAAGGGTGCGGCCGGTCTTATGGGGGAGCGAGCACTTTGAACCCCACCGCCCCGAACCACCCTGCCGCCGGTCAGGTCACCTTCATCGGTGCCGGTCCCGGAGATCCGGGCCTGCTGACGCTGCGTGCCGTCGAGGCACTGGCGCGCGCCGATGTGCTGATCGCCGAACCGCAGGTGCTCGACGTCGTCCGCGCGCATGCGCGGGCGCAGGTGGACACGCCGCAGCAGCCGACGGCTGACGAGGCGTCAACCACCGCCGGAGTCCCTGCTCTTAGGGACACCACCAATCTTGTCATGTCGGCTGTGCGCACCGGCAAGCGGGTGGTGCGTGCGGTGTCCGGCGACCCGGGCCTCGACGCGCACGTCGCCGAGGAGATGCTGGCGTGCGCCGCCGAGGGGGTCGTCTTCGAGGTCGTGCCGGGCATCGCCGCCGCGGTCGGTGTGCCCGCGTACGCCGGTGTGCCGCTGCGCGACGCGGACGGTACGGACGTGCGGTTCATCGACGCGCGGACCGCCGACGAGCGCTGCTGGTCGGAGGTGGGCTCCAGCGACGCCACGGCCGTGGTGTCGACCTCGCTGGACTCGGTGGCCGCCGCGGCCGCGGAGCTGGTCTCCGCGGGCCGCAAGCCGGACACGCCGATGACCGTCACCGTCGCCGGTACGACCACCCGCCAGCGCACCTGGAACGCCACCCTCGGCTCGGTGGCCCAGGTGCTCAAGGCCGCGAAGGTGCTGCCGTCGGCGGACGGCGGGCAGCCGGTCATAGCCGTGGTCGGTGAGCGCGGTGCCGCGGCCCGGCGCGACCAGCTCTCGTGGTTCGAGAACAAGCCGCTGTTCGGCTGGCGGGTCCTCGTGCCGCGTACCAAGGAGCAGGCCGCTTCGCTCTCCGACCAGCTCGTCGAGTACGGCGCGGTGCCGCACGAGGTGCCCACCATCGCCGTGGAGCCGCCGCGTACCCCGCAGCAGATGGAACGCGCGGTCAAGGGCCTGGTCACCGGCCGCTACGAGTGGATCGCCTTCACCTCGGTCAACGCCGTCAAGGCGGTCCGGGAGAAGTTCGAGGAGTACGGCCTCGACGCCCGCGCGTTCGCCGGGATCAAGGTCGCCGCGGTGGGCGAGCAGACCGCCAAGGCGCTGATCGCCTTCGGTGTGAAGCCCGACCTCGTACCGTCCGGCGAGCAGTCGGCGGCCGGGCTGCTGGAGGACTGGCCGCCGTACGACCCGGTCTTCGACCCGATCGACCGGGTGTTCCTGCCGCGCGCCGACATCGCCACCGAGACGCTGGTGGCGGGCCTGATCGAGCTGGGCTGGGAGGTCGACGACGTCACGGCCTACCGGACCGTACGGGCCTCGCCGCCGCCGCAGGAGACCCGCGAGGCGATCAAGGGCGGCGGGTTCGACGCCGTTCTGTTCACCTCGTCCTCCACGGTGCGCAACCTGGTCGGCATCGCCGGCAAGCCGCACAACGTGACCGTGATCGCCTGTATCGGCCCGGCCACCGCCAAGACCGCCGAGGAGCACGGGCTGCGCGTGGACGTCATGTCGCCCGAGCCGTCGGTGCACAAGCTGGCCGAAGCGCTCGCGGAGTTCGGCGCGGCGCGGCGCGATGCCGCGCTGGAGGCCGGAGACCCGGTCACCCGCCCGAGCGAGCGCCGGCCCGGATCGCGTAGGAGGGCTCGCAGTTGAGCAGCAGTACGTACGGCAGCTTCCCCGGCGCGCGGCCGCGCCGGCTGCGCACCACGCCGGCCATGCGCCGGATGGTCGCCGAACACCGCCTGCACCCGGCGGACCTGATCCTGCCCGCGTTCGTGCGGGAGGGGATCTCGGAGCCGGCGCCGATCGGCGCGATGCCGGGCGTCGTGCAGCACACCCGTGACACCCTGCGGAAGGCCGCCGTGGAGGCGGTCGGGGCGGGCGTCGCCGGGATCATGCTGTTCGGCGTGCCGGAGGACGCGAAGAAGGACGCGGCCGGCACCGCCGGCACGGACCCGGACGGCATCCTCCAGCAGGCCATCCGCGATGTGCGCGCCGAGGTCGGCGACGACCTGGTGATCATGTCGGACCTGTGCCTGGACGAGTTCACCGACCACGGCCACTGCGGTGTCCTGGACGGCGAGGGCCGGGTGGACAACGACGCGACGCTGGAGCGCTACGCCGAGATGGCGCAGGTCCAGGCGGACGCGGGCGTCCACGTGGTGGGCCCGAGCGGCATGATGGACGGCCAGGTCGGCGTCATCCGCGACGCGCTGGACCAGACCGGCCACGAGGACGTCTCGATCCTCGCGTACACCGCGAAGTACGCCTCCGCCTTCTACGGCCCGTTCCGGGAGGCCGTCGGCTCGTCCCTCAAGGGCGACCGCAAGACCTACCAGCAGGACTACGGCAACTCCCGCGAGTCGCTGCGCGAGCTGGCGCTCGACCTCCAGGAGGGCGCCGACATGGTCATGGTCAAGCCGGGCATGCCGTACCTGGACGTGCTCGCGAAGATCGCGGAGTCGGTGGACGTGCCGGTCGCCGCGTACCAGATCTCCGGTGAGTACGCGATGATCGAGGCCGCGGCCGAGAAGGGCTGGATCGACCGCGACGCGGCGATCCTGGAGTCCCTGACCGGGTTCAAGCGGGCGGGGGCCGACATGATCCTTACGTACTGGGCGACGGAGGTCGCGCGCAAGCTGTAGTTTCCGCGTGACCCGGACGGCGGCGCTCCGCAGGGGGCGCCGCCGTTGTGCTGCCTACCGCCTTGCGTGCCAACTCCCGTACCACGCAAGGCGATTGGCCGGTTCCGTGACTTGTGCCCCCTTCGTGGTGTCCACATAATCGCAACGCTCTGCCGCGTTGTGGTGCCGCTTCCCCCACGCACGTCCCGTTCCGGTGGCGCCTCGTACGCATGCGTTTGGCATGAGCAGGTCACGCGGGGTCCGGCGTCGGCCGGGCCCGAACCACCCCCTCGGAAAGGAAGTCCGTTGACCCGTTCCGCGAGATTCCTGAAGAGATCCGTCGCACTCGGCGCCATCGCCCTGGCGGCCCTGTCGCTGCAGCCCGGCGCCGCGAGCGCCGCCACCGAGCCGGCGCCCTCGGGCGGCACCCCCGGTACGCGCGTCGTCGGCGGAGTGCCCGCCGCGCAGGGCGAGTTCCCGTTCATGGTGCGGCTGTCCATGGGCTGCGGCGGCGCGCTCTACCGCCAGGACATCGTGCTCACCGCCGCGCACTGCGTGAGCGGCAGCGGCAACAACACCTCCATCACCGCCACGGCCGGTGTCGTGGACCTCCAGAGCTCCGGCGCGATCAAGGTCAAGTCCACCAAGGTGCTCCAGGCGCCCGGCTACGACGGCAACGGCAAGGACTGGGCGCTGATCAAACTCGCCCGCCCGATCAACCTGCCCACGCTGCGGACGACCACGGACGGCCGGTACGACCAGGGCGACTTCACCGTCGCCGGATGGGGCGCCACCCGGGAGGGCGGCGGTCAGCAGCGGTACCTGCGCAAGGCGACGGTGCCGTTCGTGGACACCCCGACCTGCCAGCAGGCGTACGGGAGCACGTACATTCCCGGCGAGGAGATCTGCGCCGGAATCATGAGCACCGGCGGCGTGGACACCTGCCAGGGCGACTCCGGCGGCCCGATGTTCCGCAAGGACGACGCGGGCGCGTGGGTGCAGGTCGGCATCACCAGCTGGGGCGAGGGCTGTGCGCGGCCCGGCAAGCCGGGCGTGTACACGCGGGTGAGCGCCTTCTCGCAGGACATCGCGGAGGCGGCGGACCAGCTGTGACGTGCTGACGTCCGGGCGGGCGGGTGTCCGCCGGGGGCCGCCCGCCGGCCCGCATCGCCGCCACCCGCCCGCATCGGTACGGCAATTGGTCCGAACCGCGCGGATACGGATACGTCGCCGTACTCGGGAAGTTGGCCGGTTTCAGAACCTTGTGCGTCTTTGGTGCGCGTCCACATAATCACAACGCTCCAGCAACGTCGTGGCACTTCCGGCGCAGTACTGCGCCGCGGTGGTGTCCCGGTGTGCTGTGCGCACGAGATGGACACCGATGCCTCCGACGCGAGAGGGAAGTCCTTGAAGCGCTCCGCGAGATGTATCAAGAGATCCATAGCCGTCGGCGCCGCGGTGGCGGCGGCCGTCGCGCTCCAGTCGACCGGCGGCGCCAGCGCCGCGCCCGCGCCGACGCCGACCCCCGGCCAGCAGATCATCGGCGGGCCGCCCGCCAAGCAGGGCGAGTTCCCGTTCATGGTGCGGCTGTCCATGGGCTGCGGCGGCTCCCTCATCCGTGAGGACGTCGTGCTCACCGCCGCGCACTGCGTGGACGGCAGCGGCCCCAACACCTCCATCACCGTCACCGCGGGCGTCGTGGACCTCCAGAACCCCAAGGCGATCAAGGTGAAGTCCAAGGAGGTCGCCCAGGCCCCCGGCTACAACGGCAAGGGCAAGGACTGGGCCCTGATCAAGCTGGCCGCGCCGATCAAGGGCCAGGAGACGCTGCATCTCGCCGAGGACGACAACTTCGACCGCGGCACGTTCACGATCACCGGCTGGGGCGCCGACAAGGAAGGCGGCGCCCAGCAGCGCTACCTGCGCAAGGCCAAGGTCCCGTTCGTGAACACGGCCACCTGCAAGAAGGCGTACGGCGACCAGCTGACCCCGGGCGACGAGATCTGCGCCGGCTTCATGGCGGAGGGCGGCGTGGACACCTGCCAGGGTGACTCCGGCGGCCCGATGTTCCGCCGCGACGAGGACGGCGACTGGGTCCAGGTCGGCATCACCAGCTGGGGCGAGGGCTGCGCGCGGCCGGGCAAGCCCGGCGTCTACACGAAGGTGAGCGCCTTCTCCGCGCAGATCGAGAAGGCTGCCAACAAGCTGATGGGCTGAGCGGACGTGTCCGGGCGCCTGCCGGCCGGCGGGCGCCCGGGCCGAGCCGTTCCCTCTTCCCGGCTTCCCTCTTCCTTGCTTCCCGCATCCGGGATATCGTCCCGAATATGGGAAGCGAAGCGCGGTCCGGCGCTCCTGGCGTCGTTCCACCCCCTCCGATCGAATCCCGACTCGCCGCCCGGCTGGCCGAGTTGCGTACGGAGCGCGGCTGGTCGCTCGACGAACTGGCCCGGCGTACGGACGTGAGCCGCTCGACCCTCTCGCGCCTGGAGCGGGCCGAGATCAGCCCCACGGCCGCCCTCCTGAACCGGCTGTGCGCGGCGTACGAGCGCCCGATGTCCCGCCTACTGGCCGAAGTCGAGGCGGAGCCGCCTCAACTGGTGCGCGTCGCCGAGCAGTCCGTCTGGCACGACGCCCCCTCCGGCTTCACCCGCCGCTCCGTCTCACCGCCCCACCCCGGCCTACGGGGCGAGGTAGTGGAAGGCACACTCCGTCCCGGCGCGGACATCGCCTACGACAGCCCGCCACCCGTACCCGGCCTGGAACAGCACATCTGGCTGCTGGCCGGCGAACTGGAAATCACCACAGGCGACACGGCGCACACCCTCCACCCAGGCGACTGCCTTCGCTTCCGCCTCTGGGGCCCCACCCGGTTCCGCTGTACGGGCCCGGCCCCGGCCCGCTACGCCCTCCTGGTGGTCCTCCCATGAGCTGCGCCACCACCTTCACCATCACCCGTCTGTCCGCTGCCGCTTTCGACCGCAGCATCCCGGGCCTGGCCACCCTCCTCGCCGACACCGTCGCCGGCGGCTCCTCCCTGGGCTTCACGGCCCCCTTCGACCACGAAGCAGCGGCGGCCTGGTGGCAGACCCAACGCCCCGCCGTAGCGTCCGGCACCCTGGACATCTGGGTGGCCGAAGCCCCCGAAGGCGTCATGGGCACCATCAGCCTCGCCCACCCCCACAAACCCAACGCCCGCCACCGCGCCGAGATCATCAAACTCCTGGTCCACCCGACCACCCGAGGCCAGGGCCTCGGCCGCACCCTCCTCACCACCGCCGAACAGTCCGCCGCCCGCACCGGCTTCCGCCTCCTGCTCCTCGACACGGAGTCGGACAGCGCGGCGGATCGCCTGTACCGGCGCGCGGGCTGGACGCCGTACGGGACGGTCCCTGGTTATGCGGCGGATCCGGGTGGGGAGCTGCGGGATTGCACGTTCTTTTACAAGGAAGTGGGGTGAGGGGTGAGGGTGCCGGTCTTGATGGCGTCCATGAGGGAGGCGAGTTGGGATGGGGTGGTGGTGACCACTGTGTGGGGGGCCTCGCTTTCTCGGATGCGGATGGTTTTGTCGGGGGATGCGGCGAGGCTCAGGCAGTTGCTGGAGTCGGCGCAGTAGGACGACTTCTGCCAGGGGGCGGATGGCATGGTTGTGCCTTTCAGAGTTCGTGGGCGATGTCGCGGATGAAGTCGCGGGATGCGGCTGCCGTGAGGGCCTTTCGAGTCAGCAGCTCCATGACGGCCCGATATCGCGACAGTTGGGCAGCGGCATCGTGGAACACGGGGCCGCCCATTTGGTCGAGCTGCACCGTGTCGAGCTCCGGCGTCGGCCCGGCGGCGTACGCGATCGTCTGCCCGGAACCGGGGAACTCGCCTGCCGAGAACGGGATGACCAGAACGGTGACGTTGTCGCGTTCACTTGCCGCGATGATGTGCTCAAGCTGCTTGCGTGCGATCGAGGGGCCACCGAACTGCATCCGTAGGGCCGCCTCGTGAATGACGGCGGTATAGGGGACCGCACCGTCCCGGTAAATGGTGGCTTGCCGCTTGATACGGAATGAGGTGCGGTGCTCGACCTCGTGCGGTGGCAAGGGCGGTACGCCCTGGTTGAAGACGACGCGCGCGTGGTCGATGGTTTGGAGGAGGCCGGGCAGCGTGGAGGTCTGTGCCGTTCGGAGTTCGGTGGCGTGGAATTCCATCTCGGCGATGTCGAGTGGCCCGGCGGGCAGGGTTCCGCGGTATTCCTCCCACCAGTGCCGGACACGGTCGCCGGCCATGGCCGCGAGCGCGTCGATGAGAGCCCGGTTCCCGCAGGCGTAGTTGCAGGCCAAAGTCCGTACGCGGGTGGCGCTGATACCGGCCCGGCCGCGCTCGATGTTGCTTATGCGCGCCTGATCGACGCCTAGCAGCGAACCGGCGGCCGAAGCGGTCATCCCAGCGTTTTCGCGGAGTTTGCGCAGCTCGGCGCCCAGACGCTGCTGGCGCACTGTCGGTGTGGTCCTGGGCGGCATCGACCCTCACTCTCGTGTCGCGCACAGTCTGCCGGGGCGGCCAGTGATGGTCCAGGGGAGCAAGTATGTTCCGAAAGGTGGCGCATGATGGCCCCGGTGACGCTACTGTGTGTCGCGCATCACTCACGCTCCGCGTGAGTCAACTGCGCATCCGCAACGGAGGCTTCGCATGTCCGGTGGCTGGGAGTACGCGTTCGAGATGTCCGACAATCCGCTCGCTCCGCGCATCGCGCGGCGGGTGGTGCGGCTGGTGCTGGAAGAGCACGGGGAGGCGGGGCTGGTTGACGGGGCGGAGTTGTTGGCGTCGGAGTTGATTGCCAACTCGTACCGGTACGCGGAGGGGCCCGCCAGTGTGCGGGTGAAGCGGGTCGGGGCGCGCTTGCGCGTCAGCGTGTGGGACGGGAACCCGGAACTGCCGATCTTTGGCACGGCCTCGGTGGCCGGGCCGGCGGCCGAGGCCGGGCGGGGGCTGGGGCTGGTCAGGGCGTGTGCCGAGAGTTTCGGCGGGTTCGCGTACGGGGCGGGGGCGTTGGGGTCGGGTGGGGGGAAGGTGATGTGGTTCGAGTTGGGGGAGGGGTGTCCGTTGCGGGGTGGTGAGGGTGGGAGCGGGCTCGGGTGAGGAAGGTCGTTGCCGTACCGGCCAGGAGCAGGGCCAGGGCGGCCCAGGGGAGGGCCGCTGGCGGGGAGGCGGTCAGGAGGAGGCCGCCGGTCAGGGCGCCCGCGCCGATACCGGTGTTGAACGCGGCGACGTAGAGGGAGGACGCGGCGTCGGGGGCGTCATGGGCCGTACGCAGGACGGCGGTCTGGAAGCAGACGGGGAGCGCGGTGCAGGCCAGGCCCCAGGTGGCGATGGCGAGGAAGAGGAGGGGGCGGTTCGACGGGGCCGCGCCCAGGGCGGTGAGGGAGACGGCCATCAGGGTGAGGGTGCCGAGGAGCGTGGCGCGGGGGCGGGTGTCGACGAGGGCGCCACTGAGCAGCGTGCCCGCGATTCCCGTGAGGCCGAAGAGGAGGAGTACGGCGCTGACGGAGGCGGGGGCGATTCCGGCGGCGTCGCGGAGGTATTCGGTCACGTACGTGTAGAGCGTGAAGTGGCCGAGGATGACGAGGCCGGTGGTCAGGACGACCGGGGCGAGGCCGGAGGTGCGGGCGACCCGGGGGAGGTCGGACACGCGCAAGGGCGGACCGGGTGGTACGCGCGGCAGCAGGCGCGCGGCGGTGAGCAGCGCGGCCAGGCCCAGCGCGGCGGTCGCGAGGAAGGCGGTGCGCCAGCCGAAGGCCGTGCCGGCCGCAGTACCGAGCGGCACGCCCACGACGAAGGCGAGAGACACGCCCGCGAGGACGATCGCCGTGGCGCGGCCGGAACGTCCCGGCCCGGCGATGGCCGCCGCGTACCCGGCGACGATGGCGTAGAAGACGCCGTGGGCCAGTCCGCACAGGAGCCGGGTCGCCGCGAGCGCCGCGTAGTTGGGGGAGAGGCCCGAGAGCGCGGTGGCGGCCATGAAGACCGCGCAGGCGGTGAGGAAGAGGCGTTTACGGGGCCAGGCGGATGTACGGGCGGTGAGCGGGGCCGCTGTCAGGCCGACGGTGAAGGCGTAGACGGTGACGAGGAGCCCGGTACGGGACGGGGCGACATCCAGATCGCGGCTGATGTCCGGGAGCAGGCCGACCGGCAGGAACTCGATGGTTCCGATGATGAAGACGAGGAGGGAGAGAAGGAGGAGGCGGGTGGTGGGGCGGGGGCCGGTGCTGGGGGACATGCGCGGGACCGTAGGTGTTGACACCGGTGTGAAGGTCAAGGCACCGGGAGCGGCGCCTTCCTTCGGGTTCACGGGCCGGGGCGCTTGGCCTCAGAGCTGCGGGCCGGTCTGGGGCGCTGCGTACGGCACTGCGGGGAGCTTCTGCATCCGGGTCAGTTTGCGGACGAAGAGGATGGCGAGGACGGCCGCGACGATGTCCAGGAGCTCGGAAAGCGCGATCACCGACAGGGCCTGGCGGAGGCCGTCCGGCAGTTCGTCCTTGGTGTGCTTGGTGTAGAGGACGGCGCCGAGCCGGCTGACGGCCAGCGATCCGACCCTCAGCGTCCACCAGGCCCGTACCGGCGCGAGCGGGACCGTACGCCAGGAACCGTCGGGCGCCGACTGGGCGCTGGCCTGCCAGGTTTCCTTGGCGACGCGGTACGGCAGCCACAGATTGCCGATCGGTACGAACCAGCCGCCTATGGCCCAGCCGCGCCCCAGGGTGCACACGTCCCGGGTGTAGTGCTCGGCGTTCACCCGGGAGCGGTGGAACCAGATGATGAAGACGACGGCGGTGGCGATCAGGATGCTGCCCTGGAGGCCGGCGGCCAGCTCGTACAGGGCGTCGGCCCGCTTGGCCTCCTGCGCGGTGGCGGTCGCCAGGTTGCCCAGCAGCGCCCGCATGTTGAGGTCGGCGCCGAGTGCGAAGAGGTCGATGGCGATGACCGCGTACAGCAGCACGGTGACGGCGGCCGCCAGCCCCTTGGGCGGAAGGAGAGGAACTTACGGTATGGCGTGTGCCGCCGCAAACTGCCCCGGCCGCAGAGGACGGCCGGGGCAGCGAGGGGTGGTGAGGGTTCGGGGTGTCGGCTCAGGCCGGGGCTACCGCTTCGGACAGGACGGTGGCGAGCTTGATGATCAGGGGGGTGTCGCCCGGGGCGGTGGGGAGGGACGGCTTGTGGGTGAGGGCGGTCAGGAGGACGGGGGCGCCGTCGGGGGTCCAGGCGATGGCCGCCTCGTTGCGGGTTCCGTACGTGTCACCGCCGCCGGACTTGTCGGCCACCGTCCAGCCCTTCGGCAGGCCCGTGCGGAACGTCGTGAGGGTGGTGGTGTTGCGCAGCAGCCAGTCGGTCAGCAGCGCGCGGTCCGGGCGGTTCAGCGCGTTGCCGAGGACGAGTCGCTGGTAGGTGCGGGCGATGGCGTACGGGCTGGTGGTGTCCGTACGGCGGTCCGGCTCGCCGGAGTTCAGCTCCGGCTCCCAGCGGTCGAGGCGGGTCACCGGGTCGCCGAGGGAGCGGCAGAAGCGGGTGACGGCGGTCGGGCCGCCCAGCTCGCGCAGGAGGAGGTTGGCGGCGCAGTTGTCGCTGTAGCGGATCGTCGCGTCGCACAGGTCCCGGATGGTCATGCCGGTGTCGATGTGGTCCTTGGTGACGGGCGCGTGGCCGGACTTCGTCACGTCGGCCTCGGTGTAGCGGATGACGCGGGCCAGCTGGGAACCGTCGTGGTCGAGGTCGCGCAGTACGGCCGCGGCGGCGAGCGTCTTGAAGACGGAGCACATCGGGAACAGCTCGTGGGCGCGGTGCAGCAGGGACGCGCCGGTGGCGAGGTTGAGGGCGAAGACGCCGATTCTGGCCTGGTGTTCCCGCTCCAGGGCGCGCAGTCGGCGGACGGCGGCGGGGTTTTCGGACGGAGTGGTTCCGGCTGACGCCGCGCTCGCCGTCGTGGAGCCGAGGGCGAGCGCGCCGCCGAGGCCGAGTCCGGCGCCGAGCACGGACCGCCGGGTGAGTGACGACGTGGGCTTGCGCATGGTGTGTCCTTTCCCCGGTCCCCCGGTTGGCTGTTGCTGGTGGGGACGTTGAGGCGGAGGGGTTGGTTGCGCAAGCCCGGCGGCGTCGTGGGCGCTGCTGGAAGGCGCCAGGAGGCGGCCTGTAGGGGGCCCGGAGAGCGCCTGGAGGGGGCCCGGAGGGTGTCTGGAGGCGGCCCGTAGCAGGCCTGGAGGGCGTCTAGAGGGCGTCGTCCAGTTCGCTCTGCCAGTACGTGACCTGGGCGGAGTCGTCGATGTAGGTGTCCTTCGGCAGTGCGGGACGGGTGGAGCGGTCGTAGTAACCGCCGTCCCGGTT includes:
- a CDS encoding GNAT family N-acetyltransferase, whose protein sequence is MSCATTFTITRLSAAAFDRSIPGLATLLADTVAGGSSLGFTAPFDHEAAAAWWQTQRPAVASGTLDIWVAEAPEGVMGTISLAHPHKPNARHRAEIIKLLVHPTTRGQGLGRTLLTTAEQSAARTGFRLLLLDTESDSAADRLYRRAGWTPYGTVPGYAADPGGELRDCTFFYKEVG
- a CDS encoding helix-turn-helix domain-containing protein; this encodes MGSEARSGAPGVVPPPPIESRLAARLAELRTERGWSLDELARRTDVSRSTLSRLERAEISPTAALLNRLCAAYERPMSRLLAEVEAEPPQLVRVAEQSVWHDAPSGFTRRSVSPPHPGLRGEVVEGTLRPGADIAYDSPPPVPGLEQHIWLLAGELEITTGDTAHTLHPGDCLRFRLWGPTRFRCTGPAPARYALLVVLP
- the hemC gene encoding hydroxymethylbilane synthase, with product MTDSNPRALRLGTRRSKLAMAQSGMVAEAVREVTGRPVELVEITTYGDTSREHLAQIGGTGVFVSALRDALLDGTIDFAVHSLKDLPTAQPAELALAAVPKREDPRDVLVARDGLTFEELPDGARVGTGSPRRMAQLNAWARALGRQVETVPIRGNIDTRIGYVEKGELDAVVLAAAGLTRLGRIDEATDHLSPDMILPAPGQGALAVECAAHNAQLAAQLAELDDPFTRAAVTAERSLLAALEAGCSAPVGALADLQADGQAVTELRLRGVVGTTDGSTLVQLSTTGHVPASLGDAATPLNMGRELAAEMLAKGAAGLMGERAL
- a CDS encoding MFS transporter produces the protein MSPSTGPRPTTRLLLLSLLVFIIGTIEFLPVGLLPDISRDLDVAPSRTGLLVTVYAFTVGLTAAPLTARTSAWPRKRLFLTACAVFMAATALSGLSPNYAALAATRLLCGLAHGVFYAIVAGYAAAIAGPGRSGRATAIVLAGVSLAFVVGVPLGTAAGTAFGWRTAFLATAALGLAALLTAARLLPRVPPGPPLRVSDLPRVARTSGLAPVVLTTGLVILGHFTLYTYVTEYLRDAAGIAPASVSAVLLLFGLTGIAGTLLSGALVDTRPRATLLGTLTLMAVSLTALGAAPSNRPLLFLAIATWGLACTALPVCFQTAVLRTAHDAPDAASSLYVAAFNTGIGAGALTGGLLLTASPPAALPWAALALLLAGTATTFLTRARSHPHHPATDTPPPTRTTSPSPHPTPTPPPRTRTRRNSRHTP
- a CDS encoding serine protease, producing the protein MTRSARFLKRSVALGAIALAALSLQPGAASAATEPAPSGGTPGTRVVGGVPAAQGEFPFMVRLSMGCGGALYRQDIVLTAAHCVSGSGNNTSITATAGVVDLQSSGAIKVKSTKVLQAPGYDGNGKDWALIKLARPINLPTLRTTTDGRYDQGDFTVAGWGATREGGGQQRYLRKATVPFVDTPTCQQAYGSTYIPGEEICAGIMSTGGVDTCQGDSGGPMFRKDDAGAWVQVGITSWGEGCARPGKPGVYTRVSAFSQDIAEAADQL
- a CDS encoding DUF4328 domain-containing protein; the protein is MLLYAVIAIDLFALGADLNMRALLGNLATATAQEAKRADALYELAAGLQGSILIATAVVFIIWFHRSRVNAEHYTRDVCTLGRGWAIGGWFVPIGNLWLPYRVAKETWQASAQSAPDGSWRTVPLAPVRAWWTLRVGSLAVSRLGAVLYTKHTKDELPDGLRQALSVIALSELLDIVAAVLAILFVRKLTRMQKLPAVPYAAPQTGPQL
- a CDS encoding bifunctional uroporphyrinogen-III C-methyltransferase/uroporphyrinogen-III synthase, with the translated sequence MNPTAPNHPAAGQVTFIGAGPGDPGLLTLRAVEALARADVLIAEPQVLDVVRAHARAQVDTPQQPTADEASTTAGVPALRDTTNLVMSAVRTGKRVVRAVSGDPGLDAHVAEEMLACAAEGVVFEVVPGIAAAVGVPAYAGVPLRDADGTDVRFIDARTADERCWSEVGSSDATAVVSTSLDSVAAAAAELVSAGRKPDTPMTVTVAGTTTRQRTWNATLGSVAQVLKAAKVLPSADGGQPVIAVVGERGAAARRDQLSWFENKPLFGWRVLVPRTKEQAASLSDQLVEYGAVPHEVPTIAVEPPRTPQQMERAVKGLVTGRYEWIAFTSVNAVKAVREKFEEYGLDARAFAGIKVAAVGEQTAKALIAFGVKPDLVPSGEQSAAGLLEDWPPYDPVFDPIDRVFLPRADIATETLVAGLIELGWEVDDVTAYRTVRASPPPQETREAIKGGGFDAVLFTSSSTVRNLVGIAGKPHNVTVIACIGPATAKTAEEHGLRVDVMSPEPSVHKLAEALAEFGAARRDAALEAGDPVTRPSERRPGSRRRARS
- a CDS encoding S1 family peptidase, with translation MKRSARCIKRSIAVGAAVAAAVALQSTGGASAAPAPTPTPGQQIIGGPPAKQGEFPFMVRLSMGCGGSLIREDVVLTAAHCVDGSGPNTSITVTAGVVDLQNPKAIKVKSKEVAQAPGYNGKGKDWALIKLAAPIKGQETLHLAEDDNFDRGTFTITGWGADKEGGAQQRYLRKAKVPFVNTATCKKAYGDQLTPGDEICAGFMAEGGVDTCQGDSGGPMFRRDEDGDWVQVGITSWGEGCARPGKPGVYTKVSAFSAQIEKAANKLMG
- the hemB gene encoding porphobilinogen synthase, with amino-acid sequence MSSSTYGSFPGARPRRLRTTPAMRRMVAEHRLHPADLILPAFVREGISEPAPIGAMPGVVQHTRDTLRKAAVEAVGAGVAGIMLFGVPEDAKKDAAGTAGTDPDGILQQAIRDVRAEVGDDLVIMSDLCLDEFTDHGHCGVLDGEGRVDNDATLERYAEMAQVQADAGVHVVGPSGMMDGQVGVIRDALDQTGHEDVSILAYTAKYASAFYGPFREAVGSSLKGDRKTYQQDYGNSRESLRELALDLQEGADMVMVKPGMPYLDVLAKIAESVDVPVAAYQISGEYAMIEAAAEKGWIDRDAAILESLTGFKRAGADMILTYWATEVARKL
- the bla gene encoding class A beta-lactamase, whose protein sequence is MRKPTSSLTRRSVLGAGLGLGGALALGSTTASAASAGTTPSENPAAVRRLRALEREHQARIGVFALNLATGASLLHRAHELFPMCSVFKTLAAAAVLRDLDHDGSQLARVIRYTEADVTKSGHAPVTKDHIDTGMTIRDLCDATIRYSDNCAANLLLRELGGPTAVTRFCRSLGDPVTRLDRWEPELNSGEPDRRTDTTSPYAIARTYQRLVLGNALNRPDRALLTDWLLRNTTTLTTFRTGLPKGWTVADKSGGGDTYGTRNEAAIAWTPDGAPVLLTALTHKPSLPTAPGDTPLIIKLATVLSEAVAPA
- a CDS encoding DUF397 domain-containing protein, with the translated sequence MPSAPWQKSSYCADSSNCLSLAASPDKTIRIRESEAPHTVVTTTPSQLASLMDAIKTGTLTPHPTSL
- a CDS encoding helix-turn-helix domain-containing protein translates to MRQQRLGAELRKLRENAGMTASAAGSLLGVDQARISNIERGRAGISATRVRTLACNYACGNRALIDALAAMAGDRVRHWWEEYRGTLPAGPLDIAEMEFHATELRTAQTSTLPGLLQTIDHARVVFNQGVPPLPPHEVEHRTSFRIKRQATIYRDGAVPYTAVIHEAALRMQFGGPSIARKQLEHIIAASERDNVTVLVIPFSAGEFPGSGQTIAYAAGPTPELDTVQLDQMGGPVFHDAAAQLSRYRAVMELLTRKALTAAASRDFIRDIAHEL